From the Chryseobacterium fluminis genome, the window TTCTTCTGCTTTTTGAACATGCTTTTTTGCCCAAATCAATGCTGCTTTTTTCTTGAGGAAGTTTAACATGATTCAAATTTATAAATTACTGAAGAATTTTGTGACATTTTTGAATAAGAAAAAACCGATGGGTATGTTCATCGGTTCTTCGAAATTTGATTATGAAAATAATAACTATATGTAGAGTTTATTTATTTGCCTTGTACCTCCTGTCCGGAGTGCCGTCCTTTTTAAGATTTTTATTGTCTTTATATCTCTTGTCGGGAGTTCCGTCTTTTTTCATTTTAACTGTCGGGGACGCCGGGTTTGTGGTGGCGGCAGTTTTTGTCGTTTTTGTTGTCTGCTGAGTTTTTGCAGCAGTAGCGGGAACTGTCTGTTGAGCGGTAGCAAATCCTAATCCTAGGGCCAGGTACATTGCTGCTAATAATTTTTTCATAACGATGATTTTTTGTTTTTGTAAAATCAAAGTTAAGTAAAAATGTGTTGAAAATGAAAGGTTTAGTAAATTTTACAAAAGTTTATCAGTGCTTAAAAAAAAATTAAGTTCAAGTGCATTAAATGCACTCTTCTAATCTTTAATCGCTATTGCCTCAGTTGATAATAAAAAGACTTTAGCTCCGGCCTCCTGTAAATGACACTTCTTCACCGGAACATCGGAGAATAAAAAAGCCGATGAAAAGATTCACCGGTTTTCGAAATTTGATTATGAAAATAACAACTATGTGTTGAGTTTAATGGGTAGCTTTACTTTTTTTATCAGCAGTGGCGGTCTTTGTTTTTTCAGCAGAAATCTCTTTTTTAACTTTGGCAGGTTTCGCTGTTTTTGTTGTTGGATTTGTTTTAGCCGGAGCTGTTTGCTGAGCAGTGGCGAGTCCTAATCCAAAAATGACGGACATGGCCAGAAATAACTTTTTCATAAGAATAATTTTACTTGTTTGTTGATTCAAAGGTATACAAAAACTGAACTTAAATACTCGATTTTAGAAACTTAACTAAAGTTTATCACAGCTTAAAAAAAGATTAAACAGCTTCCATTTTTCTTATAGAAATTTTCTGCAGGTATAAAAAACAAAACCTGCTCTTTTAAAGAACAGGTTTAATTTAAGCTGGAGGTGATTATCTGGTACAGTTGGCTGTCCAGGTTCTGCCATCTTTAATGTATAATATTTTCAGATCATTATTATCAATTCTGATATAAGAGGTTGCAGTAGATCCTACCATAACCAGTGTATTGTCTCCCTGTTGTTGAAATTCTACGCCGTTCAGATCAGGAATGCCATCCGAAAATGCGAAGTTGTATTTGGTCCCGCTGGCAATTTTGGTTACAAAAACACTACCGTTGGTACTGATGTTTTTGTCACTGTCAACATAGGAAATATTTCCTTTGTACGTTCCTGCGAAGAAATCATTGTTTGCCGGATCATCGTCATCGCTGCATGCTGTGATCGAAGTTACTGCGAAAAATGCCAGCATCAGCATTCCTAAAATTTTAATTGCTTTTTTCATAATACTATTTCTTTAAGTTGTGCATTCGAAATTTCAAAGTTTATGCCACGACGGTTTTTTAAGGAAATTTTTAACTTTTTGTTAAAAAAATTAGCAAAAAATTAAGGTATTTCAATAAAGTAATTATGTTCAGGGAGGCGGTCATTCTCATAAAAACAAAAAATAGTATTATCTTTGAGTGACCAACGATTCCGGGAACCTCCCGAAATCGCTTTTGTCGTTATACCATCACTAATTATGCAGTTAAAAACCATCAGCGAAAAGTTTCTTCCCGAGTTGCTTAAGAAAGAATTTGGAAAAGAAATTTTTATCCAGCTCGAAAACAATGACCATGTTTCTGTAAAAGGAGGTGCCGGATCTTCAGTCTCCATATTTATAGCCGAGCTTTTTCTCACCCATAAGAAAACCATCCTTTATATAGTAGATGATAAGGAAGATGCTCTATATGCCAATGCAGAAATGGAAGATCTTTTGGGCAAGGAAAAGGTTTTGTATTTTCCGGCCACTCATCTTGAGCCTTACCAGGTTGAAAAAACGCAGAACGCCAATCTGGTTCTGAGAACCGAGGTTCTGAATAAAATGAATTCCGGTAAAGCAGCTAAAGTGATTGTAGCCTATGCAGGAGCGCTATCCGAAAAAGTATTAAAAAAAGAAGATTTTAAAGCGATATCGCATCATATTAAAGTGGGCGACCAGCTGGATTTTGATTTTGTTGATGAACTTCTGAATCATTACAATTTCCAGCAGACCGATTTTGTTTCCGAACCCGGCGAGTTTTCGATCCGGGGAGGAATCGTCGATGTATTTTCCTATTCATACGAAAAACCTTACCGTATTACATTTTTTGGAAATGAAGTTGAAAACATTAAGACTTTTGATATTGAGACCCAGCTTTCCCTGGATAAGATAAAAGAATTTCAGCTGGTTTCCAATATGAACTTTTCAGTGACAGGCAGCCGGGTTTCATTACTTCAGCTTTTGCCCGAAGACAGTTTTGTAGTGTCCAGAAATGGGATTGCAGGAATGAATAAAATGAAAGCTTTCTATGAAAAAGCACTGGAAAAATACGAAACCCTGAGCAAAGATATTGCTCATAAAACACCCCAGGAATTATTCAGTTCCGATCAGGAATTTTTATTTGATTATAAAAAATTCAAAACAATAGATTTTGGAAGCCTCCCGATAGAGGGAATCAAAAAACTGACTGAAATCAGGATGGATCAGAAGGTTCAGCCGTCTTTTCATAAAAATTTCGAACTGCTTACCGAAGATCTTGAGGAAAAACAGCAGGCTGGTTTTGAAACCTGGATTTCTTTTTCATCGGACAAGCAGAAAGAAAGGCTGGAATCTATTTTTGAAGAGCTGGATCGTGAAGTCCCTTTTAAAAGTTTTAAATCTGAACTTCATGAAGGTTTTGTAGATCATCAGCATAAAATCCTGGTTTATACCGATCACCAGATCTTTGACCGCTACCAGCGCTATAAAGCGAAAAATACTTTTGCAAAATCCGAACAACTCACCCTGAAAGATCTGATGTCCCTGAAAATCGGTGACTATATTGCCCATATCGACCATGGAATCGGAAAATTTATGGGATTGGTAAAGGTGAATAATGACGGAAAAATTCAGGAATGTTTTAAACTGACCTATAAAAATGGAGATCTGCTGTATGTAAGTATCCATTCTCTTCATAAAATTTCGAAATACAATGGCCCGGATGGGCGGGAAGTGGTTTTGAGTAAGCTGGGATCGCCGACATGGAAATCTCTGAAACAAAAAACCAAGGCAAAAGTAAAGCAGATTGCTTTTGACCTGATAAGATTATATGCCCAGCGAAAAACAGCAAAAGGTTTTGCGTATACCCCGGATTCTTATCTGCAGAACGAACTGGAGGCAAGCTTCATCTATGAAGATACTCCGGATCAGGAAAAAGCAACGATCGATGTGAAAAAAGACATGGAATCTGATACGGTAATGGACCGGTTGGTTTGTGGAGATGTAGGTTTCGGAAAAACCGAGGTAGCGATCCGCGCAGCCTTTAAAGCCGCTACCGACGGGAAACAGGTCGCGGTTCTGGTTCCCACCACTATTCTGGCGTTTCAGCATTACAGAAGCTTTAAGGAAAGGCTTAAAGATTTCCCGGTGACTGTTGCCTATGTCAACCGTTTCAGAACTGCCAAACAAAAGTCTGAAACCCTGGACGGGCTTAAAAACGGGAAAGTGGATATTATCATCGGGACTCACCAGCTGGCCAGTAATACCGTAAAGTTCAAGGATCTGGGATTGCTTATCATTGATGAAGAACATAAATTCGGGGTGTCTGTAAAAGATAAGCTGAAGACATTAAAAAGCAATGTCGATACTTTGACATTAACAGCCACGCCCATTCCGCGTACATTGCAGTTTTCTCTGATGGCTGCCCGTGATTTATCAGTCATTAAAACACCGCCGCCCAACAGGCAGCCTGTAGATACCCAGTTAATTGGTTTTAACGAAGAGATTATCCGTGATGCTGTTTCTTACGAACTCCAGCGTGACGGGCAGGTCTATTTTATCAACAACAGGGTTGAAAATCTGAAAGATATCGCCGGACTGATCCAGAGACTGGTTCCTGATGCAAGAGTAATTACCGGGCATGGACAGATGGAAGGCAAGCAGCTGGAAAGAAACGTCCTGGATTTTATGGAAGGTAAATATGATGTTCTGGTTTCTACCACCATTGTAGAAAGTGGGGTAGACGTGCCGAATGCAAACACCATTTTCATTAATGATGCCCAAAGATTCGGAATGGCAGATCTGCACCAGATGAGAGGAAGAGTAGGGCGAAGCAACAGGAAAGCCTTCTGTTACCTGATCACGCCGCCTTACGATATGGTGACTTCGGATGCGAGAAAACGTCTGGAAGCTATCGAGCAGTTTTCAGATCTGGGCAGTGGCTTTCAGATTGCCATGAAAGATCTTGAAATTCGTGGCGCGGGCGATTTGCTGGGAGCAGAGCAGAGTGGCTTTATCAATGAGATGGGATTTGAAACTTATCAGAAATTAATGCAGGAAGCACTGGAAGAATTAAAAGATGACCAGGAGTTTGAAAATTTATTTGAAAATGAGGAAGAGCGGAACAAGCTTTTCAAATCCGTAAAAGAGGTTAATATTGATACGGATCTTGAGCTCATGCTTCCGGATTCTTATATCTCCAATACGGAAGAAAGACTGTTGCTGTATCAGAAGCTTGCTGAGATTGATAATGAACAGGATCTGGAAAAATTTGAGTCGGAATTGATCGACCGCTTCGGGAATTTACCCAATGAAGCCATTAATTTATTAAAAAGTGTTTCCTTAAAATGGCTGGCTGCGGAGATCGGTTTTGAAAAGATCGTCATGAAAAACGGAGTATTTCTCGGATACTTCCCAAGTAACCCGCAGGACAAATTTTATCAGACAAATAAGTTTAAGCACATTATCAGTTACTTAACCCAAAACCCTGCTGAAGCGCAGCTGAAGGAGAAAATAACCAAAGATGGAAATCACCTTATGATGAGAAAAGACAAGATAATAAATGTCGATGAGGTGAATTATCTTCTGAAATCGATCCTTAAAAATCATGTTTAATTCAACGCGGCAGGAAATAATTCCACTTTTTAAGTGATTTAATTTATGCTGTAAATTGCTTATTTCTATTGATTTATAACGGGGTTGTAGAATTTTTTGGGAAAATTTTTTTACCTTTGCAGCCCCTTATATGAAAAAAACTATTAACTACTGCGTAATCGGATTATGTTTTACAATCCAGTCGTACGCGCAGGTGGGAATTGGAACTAGTGCCCCCAATTCTACTCTCGACATCAACGGGCGTACCACCTTACGAAAAGAACTTAGAGTGAATGGAACCTCATCTCAGGCAGGAAGTGCCGGGCTGAATGGACAGGTTTTGGTTTCTCAGGGAGAAAACCTACCGCCGGTTTGGAAAACCGTAAATGTAACCTTCCTTGAAGAAGGACAGTACAAATTAATTAATTCATACCTTTCATCAGATCAGGCAGGTATTACGACACTTTCGAACGGAGTAGCCGGAGACGGGGTCTTCAAGAACAGTGTAAATGATGATATCACGGATACGAGTAAAGGCAAGTGGATGAAAATTGCAGGTCTGGAAGGTAATTTTACCATTAAGAATGCAAAAAACAGACTCACCTATCAGCTGCAGACCGGAGTTGAAATGAAGTCATCATCCGCCACCAGTATGCAGAGTGTAAGTTTTGCCTGTGGTGTGTTCAGAAACGGTAAACTGGTCGCCGTGCGACCGGATAAAATCTCATCCAACAATAATACAGATAAAGCTGGGCTTCAGGATTATATCTTTACCTTGAATTATACAGAACAAAATGTAGGGATCGGTGCCCAGAAAATAGAAGTGGCATGCCGGAAAATAGAGACGACAAGTAATAATGCTCAGTTTACAGTCGGACGAAATATCTCCAACACCAATACTGAATCTAACGCATTTACGCTGGAATCTGTTTTTAAAACAGATGTCATTGAATACGTAACCTACAAATCCAACTAATTAAATGAAAAAATTATATTCTATCCTGTTGGTAATAACAGGATTGTCTCTCTGCGCAGATCGGAATAAAAACTGATGCTCCGAAAGCAACGCTTGATGTAAACGGAGACACCAATTTCAGAGGTAAACTGGCTGTCATGAATGTTTCTGATAATAATAAATTATTTGAAGGAAGTAATGATCAGGTATTGGTGTCTCAGGGAGAAGGCCTGCCGCCGCTTTGGAAAACACTCAGAATTCCGGAATATGAAGCCAATAAGTTTTACCTGATTTTTAATAATTCATTTTCGGATAAAACAGGAGTGACGTTCAGCAGCACCGAAGAATCTACCAACGGAAGTTCTAGATCTACCTCCTTTACCAAGAACGTTGCTTACAGTACCCTGAACAGATTTAAGAAAATTGCAGCACTTTCACAGCCGATCACTATTTACAGTGCACAGAGCAAAACTTATTTTCAGTTTGAAACGGTGGTACAGGCTGCATTCCCTGTAAACGGGGACCCTGATATTTCGATTGATTATGCATGCGGGATATTTGTAGATGATAAACTGGTCAACCTGAGACAGAGAAATATTAAAGCCAGCAGCGCATCAAGTACTTTCATTACCCATAATCAGATCGGTATTGCCGATAATCTCACTAAAGGCCAGCATACGGTAAGTGTGGCGTGTTCCAGATTAAAATCCTATAATACGAATGTCAATCTGGGAATAGGGATCAATGTGGCGACTAACATCGACAGCTTCATTACCCAATCCTCTCTGAAAGTAGATGTATACGAAGTGCCTCAGGTATTTAACACAATTTTAAATTAATCATGAAAAAAATATTATTCATCACGTCCCTATTATTTTCGTTTTTGTATGAAGCCCAAGTAGGTATCAATACACCGGCACCGGCTACCATGCTTGATATCAATGGTGACTTCAATGTGCGGGGACAGATAAGAACAGGCGGAACCGATACTTTTAAAGGAACAACGGGTGCTGCCGGAACTATTTTTCATAACAATTCAGATCTGGCGGTCAATGACTGGAAAAGCATCAAAATTGCTGACGGACAGGGAAGCATGTCTATGTTTTTTATGAATACGGTTGCAGACCAGACCGGTGCTTCTTTCAGTGGTACGAATGGCTCTACGGACCCTTACACAGAAGGATCTTTAATCACCAGTACCTGGACTGTTCTTCCCGGAACGGCAGATACATTTTCAGTGAACAGCACAACAAACAAAGTAGCTTTCACATTCCAGACCACCGCACAGAAAACAGGAAACGGAAGCGCCTCTTCGGGCTTTGCCTGCGGAATTTTTGTTGATGACCGTTTAAGAGCCGTAAGAACAGACGTATTATTGGGAACAGATGGTACCAATAAGATCTTTAACCTTAATGCAACACTTACCAATCTTGCTGTTAAAAACAATTACACCGTAAAAGCAGCCTGTACGAAAAGAAATCTTAATTCAGGAACATTAGGCATTGGTACAGCGGTGAATACCACCTATCTGAATGCCGGAATGTCCCAGTCTGTACTGACCACATCGGTATTGCAACCTTATTAATTTATTGATTAATACCTTATAATTAAAATCTAAAAGCATCTGTTTTTAGATTTTTTTTGTGAAATAGATAGCGAAATATTTGTTTTTTTAATTCTTTCATAAGCTAAAATAAATTATATTTGGCAACGTGAAAATTTGAGTTACTTATGAAAAAAAACTATTTTTTTAAAGCTTTTGTCGCAGTGCTTCTTGGTCTTCTGGTTTCTTGTGACAATACGACCGATGATCCCATCAACCAGAATAATACAGGAAATAATGGAGAACCGACTATCACAGGTCCCAGAGTACTGAATAAAGTAATGAGCGGAACGGCAACATCAGAGGAGTATATAACTGCTTCAGGTGCCATTTCTCAGGTGATTCTGAAAGACATGGTCACGGCCAATTCTACAACAGCCACGGTAACCTATACCGGTGATAAGGTTTCCAGGATAAAATATATCGATAATCAGAATCCGCATGTGATCGATAATGAATATAATATCACGTATACAGGTGGAAGGATGACTGCTGTTACCCTTCAGCAGAATCTCGGTTCTGCCGTTAATCTCAGCGATTTTACCGTAAGTTATGATCCTGCAGGAACCCTGTACAGAATAGAGGAAAAGAAAAAAATGAACGGAAGTGCCACCTACACGCACTACGCAGAATATAAATTCACTTTTTCTGCCAGTAACGTGGTAAGAATGGAGCATACGGCGATGCTGATGAAAAATAATAACCCTGATCCTACAACGGCTTCTAAGACCAACTATGCTTACGACAATTATGATAATAAGATTAATCCTTATACAACACTGTCAAGAGAATATTTTATCGTTACCGGAATTTTATTCCCGGTTAATTTCAATATGATTTCTTCCAACAATGCCGGAAAGATTACAGTGCAGAACCCTGCAGGAGCTGTGGTATCATATCCTAAAACCTATTTGTATGATTCTCAAAACTATCCGGTATCGGATCAGGGGCAATCTACAAAATATATTTATAAGGCATTATAATCATATTTTTGATTATCGTTTTTTTTATAATATAAATAATTATGTAATTTTTATGCAAAAAAAAATTATATTTGTGGAAAAATAAATAATCCCTAAAGAATGAAACGAATTTTTTATTTTATTTTAATCTTAGCTGGTGTATCTTCCGTGTACTCTTGTAAGGATATGCTGGATGAGAACGGAGATCCGCTTTCAGATCTTAACAACAATACAGGTCTTAACGGGCCGAGAGGACTTTACAGGGAAATAACGGATAAAGACACCATCGCAGAGTATCATTATAACGGTTTGCTGATGACCAAAGTGCTTACAGACAGTGCTTCAGTAACAGATGTAATGTACAGTGGCGAAAAAGTAAGTAAAATTAATTTCAACGGTTTCCTGGATGTAGACGGTGACGGCAAACTGGATAAAGACAGCATCTCTTATACCCAGCTGTTTACCTATGGGAATACAGGAAGACTGGAGTCCATTTCAGAAACCCGCTCTTATTATAAAAGAGGTCCGGCTGTGCCACCGGCTACGCTGGGTCCGAAAGTTCTTTTTGCAAAAACCAAAAGTTTGTATAACCTGATGTATTCTGCGGCGACAGCCAAACTGGATTCTATTACGATGAAAACCGGTCCGGATATTTCCGGAAGTCCTTCCGGATTTACAGATTACTCACAGACAAAATATACCTATTTAGGGGATAATGTTTCTAAAGTAGTAAGACATTATGGCCCAATGGCCAATGGGGTACCAGGGGCAGCAACGGAAAAATACAGCTACGAGTATACAAGCTATGATAATCAGATCAGCGC encodes:
- the mfd gene encoding transcription-repair coupling factor translates to MQLKTISEKFLPELLKKEFGKEIFIQLENNDHVSVKGGAGSSVSIFIAELFLTHKKTILYIVDDKEDALYANAEMEDLLGKEKVLYFPATHLEPYQVEKTQNANLVLRTEVLNKMNSGKAAKVIVAYAGALSEKVLKKEDFKAISHHIKVGDQLDFDFVDELLNHYNFQQTDFVSEPGEFSIRGGIVDVFSYSYEKPYRITFFGNEVENIKTFDIETQLSLDKIKEFQLVSNMNFSVTGSRVSLLQLLPEDSFVVSRNGIAGMNKMKAFYEKALEKYETLSKDIAHKTPQELFSSDQEFLFDYKKFKTIDFGSLPIEGIKKLTEIRMDQKVQPSFHKNFELLTEDLEEKQQAGFETWISFSSDKQKERLESIFEELDREVPFKSFKSELHEGFVDHQHKILVYTDHQIFDRYQRYKAKNTFAKSEQLTLKDLMSLKIGDYIAHIDHGIGKFMGLVKVNNDGKIQECFKLTYKNGDLLYVSIHSLHKISKYNGPDGREVVLSKLGSPTWKSLKQKTKAKVKQIAFDLIRLYAQRKTAKGFAYTPDSYLQNELEASFIYEDTPDQEKATIDVKKDMESDTVMDRLVCGDVGFGKTEVAIRAAFKAATDGKQVAVLVPTTILAFQHYRSFKERLKDFPVTVAYVNRFRTAKQKSETLDGLKNGKVDIIIGTHQLASNTVKFKDLGLLIIDEEHKFGVSVKDKLKTLKSNVDTLTLTATPIPRTLQFSLMAARDLSVIKTPPPNRQPVDTQLIGFNEEIIRDAVSYELQRDGQVYFINNRVENLKDIAGLIQRLVPDARVITGHGQMEGKQLERNVLDFMEGKYDVLVSTTIVESGVDVPNANTIFINDAQRFGMADLHQMRGRVGRSNRKAFCYLITPPYDMVTSDARKRLEAIEQFSDLGSGFQIAMKDLEIRGAGDLLGAEQSGFINEMGFETYQKLMQEALEELKDDQEFENLFENEEERNKLFKSVKEVNIDTDLELMLPDSYISNTEERLLLYQKLAEIDNEQDLEKFESELIDRFGNLPNEAINLLKSVSLKWLAAEIGFEKIVMKNGVFLGYFPSNPQDKFYQTNKFKHIISYLTQNPAEAQLKEKITKDGNHLMMRKDKIINVDEVNYLLKSILKNHV